One stretch of Prinia subflava isolate CZ2003 ecotype Zambia chromosome 7, Cam_Psub_1.2, whole genome shotgun sequence DNA includes these proteins:
- the RTKN gene encoding LOW QUALITY PROTEIN: rhotekin (The sequence of the model RefSeq protein was modified relative to this genomic sequence to represent the inferred CDS: deleted 1 base in 1 codon), giving the protein MGRGRPPLPVRDRGGAGAAGAASLWGGEGPHFTPALDAAGPPWGALGGPPKITGGVPGVPMEVGGGRRLRILEDLNMLYIRQIAASIQEPELQRALERALRVREGARRLLPACSRPEQALETTKTLVLCDARVVAAGGELQRRQEARLRGARRPSDGGPGAERVPCRGTVCISDLRIPLMWKDTEYFRNKGELHRCAVFLLLQVGAEIHDTPTVLVDRTLTDICFEGAVLFSEAGPDFELKVELYSAGLPGGGAQGSTPKKLATRLSTSLGRSSGRRARAAMEGGPGSPPGTGGTGALLLPPPGVPCPRFQLLAHATLSLAQVHDGFRTHDLVIAADEQSPCWVPLYGRMCCRLAARPSCMDTAAATGTLRLQAPGAEGPSGPPLFCVLRGPGLLCYGSAGEAEAGQEPTLTIAVTKDTRVRAAEPGGRGQPPGVAVTNRLGGEEVTHVLVAESAAEAQRWLEAFGQHLHDLAQWKQCCEELMRIEEPPPRRPPAPLPPQGSLYHQTAIDPSDDIAAVTDILARHRGAPRAPGPPPWLSLFEGPPLRSPSPPRRGRPRTLSLDARLSTLKGRGGPPKPPHSSSSSSGSSSPGPPQRDPPRALQSRV; this is encoded by the exons atggggcgggggcggccgccgcTTCCTGTGCGCGATCGCGGCGGAGCGGGAGCGGCCGGAG CCGCCTCgctgtggggtggggagggccCCCACTTCACCCCAGCGCTGGATGCGGCGGGACCCCCttggggggctttggggggaccccccaaaataactgggggggtcccgggggtcccgaTGGAGGTG GGGGGGGGCCGCCGGCTGCGGATCCTGGAGGATCTCAACATGCTCTACATCCGCCAGATCGCCGCCAGCATCCAg gagccagagctgcagcgGGCGCTGGAGCGGGCGCTGCGGGTGCGGGAGGGCGCCCGGCGCCTGCTCCCCGCCTGCAGCCGCCCCGAGCAGGCGCTGGAGACCACCAAGACCCTGGTGCTGTGCGACGCCAGGGTGGTGGCGGCGGGGGGAGAGCTGCAGCGGCGCCAGGAGGCCCGGCTGAGGGGGGCCCGGCG cccctcgGACGGCGGGCCTGGGGCTGAGCGGGTGCCGTGCCGTGGCACTGTCTGCATCTCAG ATCTGCGCATCCCGCTGATGTGGAAGGACACCGAGTACTTCAGGAACAAGGGGG AGCTGCACCGCTGCGCcgtgttcctgctgctgcaggtgggcGCCGAGATCCACGACACCCCCACGGTGCTGGTGGACCGGACCCTCACCGACATCTGCTTCGAGGGCGCCGTGCTCTT CTCGGAGGCGGGCCCCGATTTCGAGCTGAAGGTGGAGCTGTACAGCGCGGGGCTGCCGGGCGGGGGGGCGCAGGGCAGCACCCCCAAAAAGCTGGCCACACGcctcagcacctccctgggccGCTCCTCGGGCCGCCGGGCACGGGCAGCCATGGAGGGGGGCCCCGGCAGCCCCCCGGGCACCGGCGGCACCGgggcgctgctgctgccaccgCCCGGCGTGCC gtgtccccggttccagctgctggcacacgCCACGCTGTCCCTGGCGCAGGTGCACGACGGGTTCCGCACCCACGACCTCGTCATCGCCGCCGATG agcagagcccctgCTGGGTGCCCCTCTATGGCCGCATGTGCTGCCGCCTGGCGGCCAGGCCGAGCTGCATGGACACCGCGGCGGCGACAGGGACACTGCGGCTGCAG GCTCCGGGGGCTGAGGGGCCGAGCGGGCCCCCCCTGTTCTGCGTCCTGCGgggccctgggctgctctgctaCGGCAGCGCTGGCGAGGccgaggcagggcaggagcccacCCTCACCATCGCTGTCACCAAG GACACGCGGGTGCGCGCGGCGGAGCCGGGGGGCCGCGGGCAGCCCCCCGGGGTGGCTGTCACCAACCGGCTGGGCGGGGAGGAGGTGACGCACGTGCTGGTGGCCGAGAGCGCGGCCGAGGCGCAGCGCTGGCTCGAGGCCTTCGGGCAGCACCTGCACGACTTGG CCCAGTGGAagcagtgctgtgaggagctgatGCGGATCGAGGAGCCCCCCCCAcgccgccccccggccccgctgcccccccAGGGCTCGCTCTACCACCAGACGG CTATTGACCCCTCGGACGACATCGCGGCGGTGACCGACATCCTGGCGCGGCACCGGGGGGCTCCCCGcgccccgggaccccccccgTGGCTGTCGCTGTTCGAGGGGCCCCCCCTgcgcagccccagccccccccgccggggccgcccccgcaCCCTGTCCCTGGATGCCCGCCTCAGCACCCTGAAGGGCCGGGGGggccccccaaaacccccccactccagctcctccagcagcggcagcagcagcccggGCCCCCCCCAGAGAGACCCCCCCAGAGCCCTCCAGTCCCGGGTCTGA
- the INO80B gene encoding INO80 complex subunit B translates to MAAAASPATDNGRERLRAEARLGGSESVPNWVPRRRMRRAWRRGGMEAGGHGQEAEAGGHGGHKKKHKKHKKKHKKRHHHEAGPPPGPEPPRQPRLRLRIKLGGQILGTKSVPTFTVVPEGPHSPSPSPLLGGDEEEPGEGVPIEQYRAWLDEDSNLGPSPLPELDPESCFPPREEGEEEEEEEEEEEEEEERRWLAALERGELDDNGDIKREVDESLLTARQRALLHKQQSQPLLQLPMGAKAKEVTEEMREKREERARRRRLQAARKAEESKNQTIERLTRTHKAKVRALRERRARPAPCPVVHYRSAADGVTVSFPAGLPLPLPAAAAPPAPPAQPCAVPGCPNPKRYSCARTGRPLCSLGCYQRNLQLLQSAG, encoded by the exons ATGGCGGCTGCAGCCTCACCCGCCACGGATAACGGGCGGGAGCGACTCCGGGCGGAAGCGCGTTTGGGCGGAAGTGAGTCCGTCCCGAATTGGGTCCCCCGCAGGCGGATGCGCAGGGCCTGGCGGCGCGGCGGGATGGAGGCCGGCGGCCACG GGCAGGAGGCCGAGGCGGGCGGCCATGGCGGCCACAAGAAGAAACACAAGAAGCACAAGAAGAAGCACAAGAAGCGGCACCACCACGaggcggggccgccgccgggCCCCGAACCCCCTcggcagccccggctgcggctCCGCATTAAGCTGGGAGGGCAGATCCTGGGCACCAAGAG tgtccccacgTTCACGGTGGTCCCCGAAGGGCCGCACTCGCCGTCCCCCTCGCCGCTGCTGGGAGGGGACGAGGAGGAGCCCGGCGAGGGCGTCCCCATCGAGCAGTACCGGGCCTGGCTGG ATGAGGACAGCAACCTGGGCCCCTCCCCGCTGCCCGAGCTGGACCCCGAGAGCTGCTTCCCTCCCCGTGAGGAGggcgaggaagaggaggaggaagaggaggaggaagaggaggaggaggagcggcGCTGGCTGGCGGCCCTCGAGAGAGGAGAGCTGGACGACAACGGTGACATCAAGAGGGAGGTGGACGAGTCCCTCCTGACAGCCCGGCAG CGCGCGCTGCTGCacaagcagcagagccagcccctgctgcagctgcccatgGGCGCCAAGGCCAAGGAGGTGACGGAGGAGATGCGGGAGAAGCGGGAGGAGCGCGCGCGGCGCCGGCGGCTGCAGGCGGCCCGCAAGGCCGAGGAGAGCAAGAACCAGACCATCGAGCGCCTGACGCGCACGCACAAGGCCAAGGTGCGCGCCCTGCGCgagcgccgcgcccgccccgcgccctgCCCCGTCGTGCACTACCGCAGCGCCGCCGACGGCGTCACCGTGTCCTTCCCCGCGgggctgccgctgccgctgcccgccgccgccgcgccgcccgcgccgcccgcgcaGCCCTGCGCCGTGCCCGGCTGCCCCAACCCCAAGCGCTACAGCTGTGCCCGCACCGGGCGCCcgctctgcagcctgggctgctacCAGCgcaacctgcagctgctgcagagcgCGGGGTGA
- the WBP1 gene encoding WW domain-binding protein 1, giving the protein MERPGSAEGAWAALLGRQHPQAREFCPGVNNRPYVCETGHCCGESGCCTYYYELWWFWLLWTILILLSCCCAFRHRRAKLRLQQQQRQREINLIAYHGACHYPPSSGDLRLLASFKLPAYEEVAQRPGTPPPPYSPGSPSLSPGSSGGCSSCSCGCSCASSPSSSSLSAPGTDETDPEPGPGGGSAGRDGGSSSTGTGASWDLPLPEELPARGGPPKRVPPDFCEAEGRPCSDTEGGEGGGGRAGLGGCPGRHRRLTGDSGIEVGRGLEEDEGEPEGCGGPGGDEGPDSPVLPV; this is encoded by the exons ATGGAGCGGCCCGGGAGCGCCGAGGGGGCCTGGGCCGCGCTGCTGGGCCGGCAGCACCCGCAG GCCCGGGAGTTCTGCCCGGGGGTGAACAACCGGCCCTACGTGTGCGAGACCGGGCACTGCTGCGGGGAGAGCGGCTGCTGCACCTACTACTACGAGCTGTGGT GGTTCTGGCTGCTCTGGACCATCCTGatcctgctgagctgctgctgcgccTTCCGGCACCGCCGGGCCAAGCTgcgcctgcagcagcagcagcggcagcgtGAGATCAACCTCATCGCCTACCACGGTGCCTGCCACTACCCCCCCTCCTCGGGGGACCTCC ggctgctggcctCCTTCAAGCTCCCGGCGTACGAGGAAGTGGCGCAGCGCCCCGGGACGCCGCCGCCGCCCTACAGCCCCGGGAGCCCCTCGCTGTCCCCCGGCTCCTccgggggctgcagctcctgctcctgcgGCTGCTCCTGCGCCtcctcccccagcagctcctcgcTCTCGGCGCCGGGCACCGACGAGACGGACCCGGAGCCGGGCCCAGGgggcggcagcgccggccgCGACGGCGGCTCCAGCAGCACCGGCACCGGCGCCAGCTGGGATCTGCCCCTGCCCGAGGAGCTGCCGGCCCGTGGGGGCCCCCCCAAACGAGTCCCCCCGGACTTCTGTGAGGCTGAGGGCCGCCCCTGCTCCGACACCGAGGGGGGCGAGGGCGGGGGAGgcagagcggggctggggggctgcccCGGGCGGCACCGGCGGCTCACAGGGGATTCAGGCATTGAGGTGGGCCGGGGCCTGGAGGAGGATGAGGGTGAGCCCGAGGGCTGCGGGGGACCGGGGGGTGATGAGGGGCCTGACTCTCCCGTGCTGCCTGTCTGA
- the MOGS gene encoding mannosyl-oligosaccharide glucosidase: MAGERRRRGGDGPRERPRERLRDRDPKLRQQQKPPRGFGRGQTALALTAAAAALALGLAAAVAEWNRWSEASRLVSPHPAPPAVPPGSTGPLASPTYFWGTYRPHVYFGMKTRSPRAVVTGLMWLQHGGNLRHATEQNDGVSRYGWLMHDGENFGVQEIRDEGLVLRTEFVKQPGGDHGGDWSWRVTVKMEGKGPAPLLSLFFYVATDGQGTLRPVLENGTRLAAVAGTAEELGDFTLTFLPPTGEGGEGPKYASYNFLAAAVPGLHRLTDLVRQSLRESSVFSPPGRPRRRYFGVSSTGGLPGEPPRGQLLLHQVTLEPPAVLEVTLESGSAAGLRRGRLVGPALSAALARHAAAFEQRFEDTFGLEARGVSPPQRRFAQAALSEMLGGIGFFHGRSLLRSERREEPVPGAESVLFTAVPSRSCFPRGFLWDEGFHLLLLARWDPALARDILAHWLDLLNADGWIPREQILGDEARARVPPEFVLQHSETANPPTLLLALERLLPEAPPPYLRRLFPRLRAWFEWLNRTQAGPEPFTFRWRGRDTDHERFLNPKTLSSGLDDYPRASHPSPQERHVDLRCWMALGARVLAALAERLGESPVPYRAMAAALSDNALLDRLHWAPELGAFADFGNHSSAVALRWHRPPPVPGRPPPAPQLRREVREAPRPQFVGALGYVSLFPLLLQLLQADSPRLPALLGSMRSERQLWTPFGLRSLARDSPWYLRRNTEHDPPYWRGSIWVNINFLALRALHAYAQAAGPHRERAAQLYRELRHNLVANVFRQYEATGFLWEHYRDSDGAGQGCHPFAGWSALVVLAMAEDY, encoded by the exons ATGGCgggcgagcggcggcggcgcggcggggatGGACCCCGGGAAcggccccgggagcggctccGGGACCGGGACCCCAAACTGCGGCAACAGCAAAAGCCGCCGCGAGGCTTCGGACGGGGTCAGACGGCGCTGGCGCTTacagcggcggcggcagcgctgGCGCTGGGCTTGGCGGCGGCGGTGGCCGAATGGAACCGGTGGAGCGAAGCCTCCCGCCTCGTCAGCCCCcaccccgcgccccccgccgtCCCCCCTGGCTCCACCGGGCCTCTCGCATCGCCCACCTATTTCTGGGGCACGTACCGGCCTCACGTCTACTTCGGGATGAAGACGCGGAGCCCGCGCGCTGTCGTGACCG GACTGATGTGGCTCCAACATGGAGGCAACCTGCGGCACGCGACCGAGCAGAACGACGGCGTGTCGCGATATGGGTGGCTGATGCACGACGGGGAGAATTTCGGCGTGCAGGAGATCCGCGATGAGGGGCTGGTGCTGAGAACCGAGTTCGTGAAGCAGCCGGGGGGAGACCATGGTGGCGACTGGAGCTGGCGGGTCACGGTGAAGATGGAG ggcAAGGGCCCggcccctctgctgtccctctTCTTCTACGTGGCCACAGACGGGCAGGGGACGCTGCGGCCGGTGCTGGAGAACGGGACACGGCTGGCGGCCGTGGCGGGGACGGCGGAGGAGCTCGGGGACTTCACCCTCACCTTCCTGCCCCCCACCGGGGAGGGCGGGGAGGGGCCCAAGTACGCCAG TTACAACTTCCTGGCCGCGGCGGTGCCAGGCCTGCACCGTCTCACCGACCTGGTCCGGCAGAGCCTCCGCGAGAGCTCCGTGTTCTCCCCGCCGGGCCGACCCCGCCGCCGCTACTTCGGGGTGTCCAGCACGggggggctgcccggggagcccccgcgggggcagctgctgctgcaccaggtGACGCTGGAGCCGCCGGCGGTGCTGGAGGTGACGCTGGAGTCGGGCAGcgcggcggggctgcggcgcGGGCGGCTGGTGGGGCCGGCGCTGAGCGCGGCGCTGGCCCGGCACGCGGCCGCCTTCGAGCAGCGCTTCGAGGACACCTTCGGGCTGGAGGCGCGCGGGGTGTCCCCGCCGCAGCGCCGCTTTGCCCAGGCTGCGCTCAGCGAGATGCTGGGCGGCATCGGCTTCTTCCACGGCCGCTCGCTGCTGCGCTCGGAGCGCCGCGAGGAGCCCGTGCCCGGCGCCGAGTCCGTGCTGTTCACGGCCGTGCCCTCGCGCTCCTGCTTCCCGCGGGGCTTCCTGTGGGACGAGGGCttccacctgctgctgctggcccgcTGGGACCCCGCGCTGGCCCGCGACATCCTGGCACACTGGCTGGACCTGCTGAACGCCGACGGCTGGATCCCGCGGGAGCAGATCCTGGGGGACGAGGCGCGGGCCCGCGTGCCCCCCGAGTTCGTGCTGCAGCACAGCGAGACAGCGAACCCCCCGACACTGCTGCTGGCGCTGGAGCGGCTGCTGCCCGAAGCGCCGCCGCCCTACCTGCGCCGCCTCTTCCCGCGCCTGCGCGCCTGGTTCGAGTGGCTGAACCGCACCCAGGCCGGCCCCGAGCCCTTCACCTTCCGCTGGCGCGGCCGCGACACCGACCACGAGCGCTTCCTGAACCCCAAGACGCTGTCGTCGGGGCTGGACGATTACCCCCGCGCCTCGCACCCATCCCCGCAGGAACGGCACGTGGACCTGCGCTGCTGGATGGCGCTGGGTGCCCGCGTGCTGGCAGCGCTGGCTGAGCGCCTGGGCGAGTCCCCCGTGCCGTACCGCGCCATGGCCGCCGCGCTGAGCGACAACGCCCTGCTGGACCGCCTGCACTGGGCACCAGAACTGGGCGCCTTCGCGGACTTTGGCAATCACAGCTCGGCCGTGGCCCTGCGCTGGCACCGCCCGCCGCCCGTGCCTGGCCGGCCCCCGCCTGCcccgcagctgcggcgggaggtGCGGGAGGCGCCGCGGCCGCAGTTCGTGGGCGCTTTGGGCTACGTCAGCCTGTtcccgctgctgctgcagctgctgcaggcggACTCGCCGCGGCTGCCGGCGCTGCTGGGCTCCATGCGCAGCGAGAGGCAGCTCTGGACGCCCTTCGGGCTGCGCTCGCTGGCCCGCGACAGTCCCTGGTACCTGCGCCGCAACACCGAGCACGACCCGCCCTACTGGCGGGGCTCCATCTGGGTCAACATCAACTTCCTGGCGCTGCGGGCGCTGCACGCCTACGCGCAGGCAGCGGGGCCACACCGGGAGCGCGCGGCGCAGCTCTACCGCGAGCTGCGCCACAACCTGGTGGCCAACGTGTTCCGGCAGTACGAGGCCACCGGCTTCCTCTGGGAGCACTACCGGGACAGCGACGGCGCCGGGCAGGGCTGTCACCCCTTCGCCGGCTGGTCCGCGCTCGTCGTGCTGGCCATGGCGGAGGACTATTAA
- the CCDC142 gene encoding coiled-coil domain-containing protein 142 yields the protein MDAGGAERRAGELCLEVGDAGLGGLILLLLTARPGPRHGNARGQPTEPGGSRGPLARSLQRAEAMLRSVTPGLWRLLSPRSCRRGDGEDDDEDEDEAASLVVPLEQSFPGLRRCLCVWEDLRTETFVGYVRPHPGGAGDFLEDAVRQRVAEQGAALHGLLQHRHQLRLARDFARRLKASSDFLRRLPAPGEAGEAAPALRELCLELRAQAGHWAALLRRLRTDAWLRALPQRRGEAVLHMRWALLLPALMAARLAGQHIEARLWELCRPGAPCPASERLADLFQGLEIYNRVVQGLAEELGPEGKAPSAFTVGGVLQLLATERGRAVAQRLQPLLWPQNGDIRDGHVRWEDVVVPWPPEHGTAETGVGTDTKPSTAEVAPALVAELQALCREDEELMGHILGALVASADSLWQPVLSESPEPPGLAPGLRPGSAGGWKAVRWLDAARGPVAATLSARYRLLLWEAVGAELGDSPGTPPATPSATVTAAWELSRALTVAHVPPECQEKLRGLCLCLLCRSVLCAWDVDFTHALGSGLSDKCLKASEGPPGPGCSRTAQKLRCLFPALALALRCLRLLPARPHAPPGGLCLRLQVLGRCLAATAAAHAWLTGRAGRYLAAWALPQFLLLTQGDLQVLKEEAEQLMLQISSTFPEPKDIHGDGPPEPLPSPGSPWELRLCQQICDVANSIQLFSRDVLWMFSTSCKRLSAEIFDQTMPLGRHWRLRPRAELPSSPSAYAVAAVQAVLGQVLQGAQALPHDAQVPTLARVTTAFLEAWMDHILTHRIKFSLQGALQLRQDFEAVRELVCSESSGLAPEARQALQALCVFRHTDTAVRCLLQQPGGLGGPPRGWDRLRRCCSDEGTHPLELPTNPVHGLDPLEGLGPIPGPPPLAPEADLPSRPESPFPGSQQQWLSLRLHRARRWRVPGLPCVGNSPEG from the exons ATGGACGCCGGCGGCGCTGAGCGGCGCGCCGGAGAGCTATGCCTGGAG GTGGGCGACGCCGGCCTGGGCGgcctcatcctgctgctgctgacggcccggcccggcccgcgccaTGGGAATGCCCGCGGACAGCCCACCGAGCCCG GTGGGTCGCGGGGGCCCCTGGCACGCTCCTTGCAGCGGGCAGAGGCCATGCTGCGCAGCGTCACCCCGGGACTGTGGCGCCTGCTGTCCCCGCGGTCGTGCCGGCGCGGTGACGGCGAGGATGATGACGAGGACGAGGACGAAGCAGCATCACTCGTGGTCCCGCTGGAGCAAAGCTTCCCGGGGCTGCGCCGCTGCCTCTGCGTCTGGGAGGACCTCCGAACCGAGACTTTTGTGGGCTATGTGCGGCCACACCCCGGCGGCGCCGGTGACTTTTTGGAGGACGCCGTGCGGCAGCGCGTGGCGGAGCAGGGAGCGGCCCTGCacgggctgctgcagcaccgCCACCAGCTGCGCCTGGCCCGCGACTTCGCCCGACGCCTCAAGGCCTCCTCCGACTTCCTGCGGCGGCTGCCGGCGCCcggagaggctggagaggccGCGCCGGCGCTGcgggagctgtgcctggagctgcgGGCGCAGGCGGGGCACTGGGCCGCGCTGCTGCGGCGGCTGCGGACGGACGCGTGGCTGCGGGCGCTGCCGCAGCGCCGGGGCGAGGCCGTGCTGCACATGCGGTgggcgctgctgctgcccgcCCTGATGGCCGCGCGCCTGGCCGGGCAGCACATCGAGGCAcggctgtgggagctgtgccGCCCCGGCGCGCCCTGCCCGGCCTCCGAGCGCCTGGCTGACCTCTTCCAGGGACTGGAGATCTACAACCGCGTGGTGCAGGGGCTGGCGGAGGAGCTGGGCCCCGAGGGGAAGGCCCCCAGCGCCTTCACGGTGGGCggggtgctgcagctgctggccacCGAGCGTGGCCGGGCCGtggcccagaggctccagcccctcctgtgGCCCCAGAATGGGGACATCAGGGATGGACACGTCCGCTGGGAGGACGTGGTGGTGCCGTGGCCACCAGAGCATGGCACGGCAGAGACGGGTGTGGGGACGGACACCAAACCTTCCACAGCAGAGGTGGCACCAGCGCtggtggctgagctgcaggcgCTGTGCCGAGAGGACGAGGAGCTGATGGGACACATTTTGGGGGCGCTGGTGGCCTCAGCTGACAGCCTGTGGCAGCCAGTGCTGTCAGagagccccgagccccccgggctggccccggggctgcggccgggCAGTGCAGGTGGCTGGAAGGCCGTGCGGTGGCTGGACGCCGCCCGCGGCCCCGTGGCTGCCACGCTGAGTGCCCGGTACcgcctgctgctctgggaggctgtgggggctgagctgggggacAGCCCGGGCACCCCTCCTGCCACGCCCAGTGCCACTGTCACCGCGGCGTGGGAGCTCAGCCGTGCCCTCACTGTTG CCCACGTGCCCCCTGAGTGCCAGGAGAAGCTGCgggggctctgcctgtgcctgctgtgccGGAGTGTCCTCTGCGCCTGGGACGTGG ATTTTACCCATGCTCTGGGCTCAGGGCTGTCAGACAAGTGCTTGAAGGCCTCCGAGGGGCCCCCAGGGCCGGGGTGCAGCCGCACGGCCCAGAAGCTCCGGTGCCTCTTCCCGGCCCTGGCGCTGGCCCTGCGCTGCCTGCGCCTGCTGCCTGCCCGCCCACACG CCCCTCCCGGGGGTCTCTGCCTGcggctgcaggtgctgggccGGTGCCTGGCGGCGACGGCGGCCGCCCACGCGTGGCTgacgggccgggccgggcggtaCCTGGCGGCCTGGGCGCTGCCGCAGTTCCTGCTGCTCACCCAGGGAGACCTGCAG GTGTTAAaggaagaggcagagcagctgatgCTGCAGATAAGCAGCACCTTCCCGGAGCCAAAGGACATTCATGGGGATGGCCCCCCTGAGCCTCTCCCCAGCCCGGGATCCCCGTGGGAGCTCCGGCTGTGCCAGCAGATCTGTGATGTGGCCAACAGCATCCAG ctctTCTCCAGGGACGTGCTCTGGATGTTCTCCACCAGCTGCAAGCGGCTCTCGGCCGAGATCTTCGACCAGACGATGCCGCTGGGCCGGCACTGGCGGCTCAGGCCACGCGCGG agctgcccagctcccccagcGCGTACGCAGTGGCCGCGGTGCAGGCGGTGCtggggcaggtgctgcagggggCCCAGGCCCTGCCCCACGATGCCCAGGTGCCCACCCTGGCACGGGTCACCACGGCCTTCCTGGAGGCCTGGATGGATCACATCCTCACCCACCGGATCAAGTTCAG cctgcagggggCCCTGCAGCTGCGGCAGGACTTCGAGGCGGTGCGGGAGCTGGTGTGCTCGGAGAGCTCCGGGCTGGCTCCCGAGGCCCGGCAGGCGCTGCAGGCCCTCTGCGTCTTCCGCCACACGGACACGGCCGTGCGctgtctcctgcagcagcccggggggctgggggggcctccccggggctgggacaggctccGGCGCTGCT GTTCAGACGAAGGCACCCACCCCCTGGAACTACCCACGAACCCTGTCCATGGCCTGGACCCTCTGGAGGGGCTGGGCCCAATCCCAGGGCCCCCCCCACTGGCTCCGGAGGCTGATCTCCCGTCCCGTCCTGAGTCCCCGTTCCcgggcagccagcagcagtggctgtccCTGCGGCTGCACCGTGCCCGCCGCTGGCGCGTGCCGGGGCTGCCGTGTGTTGGGAACAGCCCCGAGGGCTGA